The DNA segment AGGCTGAGTCATGTTCCAAAGCGTGGAGTGAACACATTTGGATTAAGAAGCATGGAAAGAAGAAAAGAGGGTTTGGGTGAAGGAAGACTTTGTTTAAACAATATCGCAATCTTTTGTTATTGCGATCCTGCGATATTGCAATTTTTATTGATTGCGTTTTTTTGGTGCGACAATGGTTCCCACACGAGGTAGTTCAAATTTCACCTTGGTCACAAAACACAAAAGTCCTGACTATTCCCAGGTGACAGGTCACATACCAAAAGACCTCGCCAGGAAATTTCGGGTGTACTGCGCTGATCAAGACATCACAATCAGCGAGGCACTCGAAATTGCCGTTGGTGAGTTTTTGGAAGCGCGATCGTCGTCAGACTCAAGTTCCAACTCTTCTACAGACAGTGGAACAGATTCCTAACAAATTTCCTGCCTCGAATTGAAGCTGTTTTGTCAGTCGATACATTTAGGGGTAAGCAAGAGGTGGGAGCGATCGCCTTCCTGACATAGAACAAAGCAACTGGTAGGTCTGGTGTGTTCTCGCTCTAGCGGGAGTTGACCTATTTAAGAGTATGCTTACCCCGATGGTTGTAATGCGATCGCTGAAGCCTGTGAAGAAGGTTAGACTACCAGAGAATTTTCTATAGCCGTAGCTATATTTGGTGGGGGCGCAGGCGAGTCAGAAAGCCCCTCCAGAATTAGTGTTTGAACCATTACCTTTGTCCTAAGCTTTCTAGCCAAAGCTATATATTTCACAACTCCTCGACTCAGCACAACTACAAGTATTGCGGAACCTACACCTTAGTGCCTCCGCCACTCCCATGTAACAAAATTGCTGAAACTAGGAATGGATACCTCTTCTACATGTAGTCACCCTGAGCACAAGTCGGAACGAGTTTTTCATGTCCTGTTGAGGGTAGAAGATTGGTTGTAGTAGAAAAAACTTTTCTCAAAGCAGTAAATGAACGATAGAAATCTGGTTTGGGATCTAAAAACGTTTATTTAGACTAATGCCACAAATAGCGTTTTCCGTGAGTATTCCTAGAAATAACCACTATAAGTAGTGCTTTTTTATAATTAATTCAGACTTTAGTAGAAAAATCTTTGTCTGGAAGGTTTAGAAGAACTTAGGGAAAGTCTTGCAAAAATTAAATAATGACTTGAGTTGGTAGAAAAACATTGCCAGCCTATCAGGATGAATGGTCTCCTACCCTTGCCAGGTCTCCTTTACAGGACTTGGGCAGAGGCGATGAAAAGCTAAGTGACAGAGATCAATATGCTGCCCTACAAGCAACTTTAAAGGGAATAGCTGCTACACTTCCTCTGATATTTCTCAATAGAAAATGACTTAATTTGGCACTGGAAATTCGTAAAATTGATCTCCATATAGTATAAAGAGTAAATAGCAGAGTATTTTTGCCCTCAAACTAGTTTCTATTCGGTCTACCTAGGGCTTTGCTATAGAGTTGTGGACAGGATCAATCATTTCTAATATAGATTTGAGCCGCATCCTTGATTGGGATTGAGTAAAGTGAGGAACAGATTAGTTGGTACAAACTATCACTGCCAATCGCGAATGTTTGCAACCGCCTTTAAAGTGGGCTGGTGGAAAGCGATGGCTTGTACCTCTACTTCTTGATATGTGGCAACCATACTCCCATACCCGATTAGTAGAACCGTTTGTAGGGGGTATGGCAATTGCGCTAGGTTTACAACCAAGCCAAGCAATATTGAATGATCTCAATCCCCATCTGATTAACTTTTATCGTTGGTTAAAGAAGGGACTTTATGTTGAAATTCCTCTAGAAAATAATGAGGAATACTATTATCAATGTCGAGTAAGATTCAATCAGCTGATTTATGCTAACGAAGCAGATAGTGTGGAGGCAGCAGAACTGTTCTATTTTTTAAATAGGACGGGATACAATGGTCTATGTCGCTTCAGTAGCCGCAATCAATTTAATGTTCCGTTTGGTCGATATAAGACTATTAACTATATTAGGGATTTTACAAAATATTCCAGAACTTTTAGAAACTGGTTATTTACAGCAGACGATTTTAGCAATATACCTGTTAAACCAAACGACTTTATTTATTCAGACCCACCTTATGATGTGGAATTCACTAGATATAGTGCTCAAGATTTCAAGTGGCAAGATCAAGTGAGATTGGCAGAATGGTTAGCCAAGCATCGTGGACCTGTCGTTGCCTCTAATCAGGCAACCGATCGCATTGTAAGCCTTTATAAAGATTGCGGTTTCTCGATGATGTTATTAGACGCACCGAGACGTATCTCTTGTACAGGCGATCGCAAACCAGCCAAAGAGATTTTGGCATACAAGGGTTTATAGAAAGACCAAATAAGACCTTCTCTAGGAAGAATAGAAATATAGCAGCCTAACTGAGTTGTAAGACACAGCAATTTTCATTTGTGTATACTGCACCAACCTTTTGTATTGCCTGAATCCACAGGCATTTGCTGTGTGACGCTCGTCCGAAAGCCACTGTAAGCGGGTTATGAGCGGCATACCCTGAAGGTGTGCGCCTCCAACCTATTTGGGATTGCTGTAGATGTTCAAAAAGTAGCTTACTTTTTGAACACTGTTGTTCTGCTTGTTGTCAAAAAGTCTGGAAGCTTTGGTGCGATTGAGTTGTGGACTTTTTGAACAATTTGAGTGGGCATTATGTTGCTACAACGGGTTGTACCGTGAAAACTCTAAGGGCGCGTTTAATGTGCCGATGGGTCGCTACAAAAATCCCACAATCTGCAATGCATCTCTGCTTCGGGTTGTATCGGCAGCACTCCGGTCAACAACGCTCAACGTTGAACCCTTTGATGCAGTTTTAGAAAACGCTACAAGCAGCCGCGATTTTGTCTACTTTGATCCGCCCTATCACCCTATTAGCCGCACCAGCAATTTCACGGCTTACAACCGCTATTCCTTTCACCCGATCGATCAGATTCGACTACGCGATACGTTTGTGGAACTGGCTCGACGGGGGGTTAAAGTGATGCTGTCTAATTCAGATTGTCCCTTCATTCGAGATTTGTATCAGGATTTCCCAATTCACTCGATTTCAGCCGTTCGAGCGATCAACTCCAATGCTCAAAAGCGCGGCAAGATCAGTGAGGTGTTGGTGACATCGTATTGAGTTTTGAGTTTTTGAATTATAAGTTGGCTGAGCTTGCCGCAGCCTGAGTTCTTGTCAATGGTTAATGGTCAATGGTCAATGGTTAATGGTCAATGGTTAATGGTTAATAGTTAATGGTCAGTTGAGGCGGTGGATGATGGGTGGGGGATGAAGTACGGCAAGGACATCGGATCTGAGCCGCCGAAAGAGATGCGATGAATCACGTCTGTTCTGTTATAGCCGTAGCCACCATTGTGTTAGGACAATTCAAAGTCCTTTGTCCTAATACCGCTTTAAATGGTTTCCAGTGCAAATGCGGACGCTCGTAGGGGCGGGTTTAGCTGTTTACTAACGGCAAATCCAAGCACTTATCTGCAAAACCTGCCCCTACCGATATCTGTCTTGAGCACCATTTGATTTGGTATGACCAGGTTGAATACAGCTATAAGTGCTAATAGGTGATGAAAAAAGTGAAGGCTAAGGGAGAAGCTGTCTTGAGTCTTCATCCCCTAGCCTTGAAACTGAAATTTTAGTGTTGCAGCGATGTCTTATGCTTTTGCATTCATCTTGGCAGTTGGCATCACCACTTTCTTAGCTAAACCAACTGTTTGCAATGCTTTGATCGCCCACCAGGTTGGATCATATTCCCACCATCTCAAACCAGCAGGTGCCACATTGGGATGCGCGTGGTGGTTGTTGTGCCAGCCTTCGCCATAAGCCAAAATTGCAGCCCACCAGAGATTACGGGAGTTGTCTTCAGAGTCAAAGTTGCGGTAGCCCCACATGTGGGTCGCAGAGTTGATGAACCAGGTGCTGTGCCACAGCAAAATGCGGCTAACAAACACACCGTAAATAACAAACGACCAGCCGCCCATGGCATAGAGCAAAAACCCTAGGGGCAATTGCAAGAGTAAAAAGTTGCGATCGAGCCAACGGTAGTAGGGATCACGAGCTAAATCAGGTGCATAGCGGTAGTAAACGTCTTCGTTAAAGGAATCGGGACGTTGATAGATCAACCACAGAACGTGGCTCCACCAAAAACCACGGCTAGCCGCATAGGGATCTTTTTCTGCATCTTCGGTGTGGGCGTGATGGCGACGATGTCCGGAAACCCAGAAGATGGGTCCACCTTGCAGGGCTAAGGCTCCAATCGTGGCAAGGATATATTCCAACCATTTGGGCACCTGAAAGCTGCGGTGGGTTAGCAAACGGTGGTAGGACATGCAAATGCCAATACTGCCGCAGAGCCAATGGACGGCGATCGCCACTCCTAATGCAGACCAGGAGAAGAACCAGGGCGCAAGCAGTGCCACAGCGTGAACTGCCGTGAAGAAGATCACGTGCGACCAACTAAAGACGGCGTCCTCAGGAGTAGTTCGGACTACGTTAACTGTCATAAATGTTCCTTGTTACGAGCCTTGCAATCCATCACACCACTCTCGCTCGTACAGGCTTGCTACTTCGCGAAGGCGTTAAGCTTTGCTTGTTATGGGGAGAGATTGTTAAAGTAGGAAAAGAAATGCAAGTATTACTTACATTT comes from the Oscillatoria sp. FACHB-1407 genome and includes:
- a CDS encoding acyl-CoA desaturase — protein: MTVNVVRTTPEDAVFSWSHVIFFTAVHAVALLAPWFFSWSALGVAIAVHWLCGSIGICMSYHRLLTHRSFQVPKWLEYILATIGALALQGGPIFWVSGHRRHHAHTEDAEKDPYAASRGFWWSHVLWLIYQRPDSFNEDVYYRYAPDLARDPYYRWLDRNFLLLQLPLGFLLYAMGGWSFVIYGVFVSRILLWHSTWFINSATHMWGYRNFDSEDNSRNLWWAAILAYGEGWHNNHHAHPNVAPAGLRWWEYDPTWWAIKALQTVGLAKKVVMPTAKMNAKA
- a CDS encoding DNA adenine methylase — encoded protein: MQPPLKWAGGKRWLVPLLLDMWQPYSHTRLVEPFVGGMAIALGLQPSQAILNDLNPHLINFYRWLKKGLYVEIPLENNEEYYYQCRVRFNQLIYANEADSVEAAELFYFLNRTGYNGLCRFSSRNQFNVPFGRYKTINYIRDFTKYSRTFRNWLFTADDFSNIPVKPNDFIYSDPPYDVEFTRYSAQDFKWQDQVRLAEWLAKHRGPVVASNQATDRIVSLYKDCGFSMMLLDAPRRISCTGDRKPAKEILAYKGL
- a CDS encoding DNA adenine methylase, with amino-acid sequence MSCGLFEQFEWALCCYNGLYRENSKGAFNVPMGRYKNPTICNASLLRVVSAALRSTTLNVEPFDAVLENATSSRDFVYFDPPYHPISRTSNFTAYNRYSFHPIDQIRLRDTFVELARRGVKVMLSNSDCPFIRDLYQDFPIHSISAVRAINSNAQKRGKISEVLVTSY